In Brienomyrus brachyistius isolate T26 chromosome 11, BBRACH_0.4, whole genome shotgun sequence, the DNA window acacacacacagacatacatacagacacacacacacaatttatgggtgtgagcctctcaatagttttttttttgcaaactgcagcctgattgttctgtatttctctttaaCGAagtacttcagtcctgcttctagcagccttatacgaactgtcctaacagtgcacttcacacctgcacttcggAAGGTCACTTCATGTCATCctgcgattcatgagaaactatcGGATAAgctaacggtcatctctggcgttAGAAAATTGCTTGCGCCCTCTACCTGGCCGGTTTTTGGTCATTCCCACTCCCTCCATTTTCTCTTCGTTCTTgtttactgctgtcttagaactgCTGTTCAGGTTCAAATGGTGATCAGAGAAGAAGCTGTTCTGAGTCCTGATGCTACCATGCAGACATAAGCAGACAAGGGGCAGACAGCTGGAGTCAGGGATGCAGGATAGAGTGGGTGCCTTTCATTAGCATGGGCTTTGTGATCCTCCTGCctctggtggggggtggggggctcaagTGGCCCCCATTGAGCAACATGGCCTCTATGCTGCCACTCCAGTGAGGCCCCCGGGCAAAACGTGATGAACAGGCCGGAATCACGGGAGAGACACTCCTCTAGCGGGATAGTGCTTGTCAGGGATGAAGAGCCTCTGTGACTTACAgtgagcccacccccccccccccatgcgaaAGCTGCTGCACGGCCAAGCAAGCTGACGTCAGCCCCCTGTGTAGCTgcgggggcggggggtctgGCATGCGGGGGGTCCATCGTGCACCCAGCTCACGCCTGTCGGAAGTACGAGAACAGGTCACTGCAAGTGAGACAGTGAGAAGCCGCCGAACGCGTCACTAGCAATTATTACGTTTGTTAGATGGACGCAAACTGTTACCTGGCGACTGATAAAGCTAATAAACACAGCAGTGCGTGTTTCTGTGATTTGGTGCAATTCCTCCAAATTAAGTTGTGTGAGAAATATCCCGTTTTAATGAATTTTAATTTGTCAAGCCGTGCAGAAAGATGTGGGATTTCAGGAGCATCCAACCAAGATTCAATTAATTCCACGGAGACTCTGCTCACGTGGAATAAAGTTCAATACTAATCTGGTCCCATGATCAGATTCGATTTCAGGAATGAGGCCTCACGCCTTCTGCGAAGTGATCATTCCCTGGGACACGTCTAGGGGTGTCTgggcagccggggggggggactcGTGTGGAATGGCAGGATGAAAGCATCCATCCCAAGCCCTCGGCCACTGATATGGCAGCGGCCCCACCCCCTGCGACAGGACCCGTTAAATTGGCGCTAAATGGCAGATTGCCTTCCCTCACacttaacccccccacccccaaaaggtACCTGGTTAATGAGCTCCAGACTGACACTGTGCCACTGCCCAGTTTGTGGACCAGTATCTCCCCACAGTGCTGGGCAGCCCCTCTGGTGTTTGCTGGCCCCCACCATGGCACAAGAGCCCCGCTGGTGCCCTCAGTGGTGGATTTTCAAAGTGCATTCTGTAGTTTACAATTATAATAGAACATGCATATTCAATTATGTCAGAAACACACCTTAAATTCTATAGATAAATTCAATTATCATTTATAGATGTGCCCTTAAGGAGCATGTTTTGCTGTTGCACTGAACACTGAGCAAACCTCAAGGACCATGCTAACAGACAGGTCAATAGGTCAACGATCAAATTTTAACATATTACGCTGTATGTTGTGGGAATTTTTTGAAAACTTCTGTGAGATCACAGACTTTGGGATGTTCCCAGCGAACAGCAATATAGGAACTGAGAAAAACAGCAGGATACCGACAAACAGATCGTTTCATCTACAGCCTAATATATCATTTCATATCAGACTCGCTGCAGGGAGGCCAAACAGAACCGCGAGACACAtggatgcggggggggggagggggggggactgcagaaatccatccattttctgaactgCTTACCCATGACGAGGTCACAGCCAGCCAGCAGCCAATCCCAGCATGCCCAGGGCACGAGGCGGAGCACACCCTGGACGGGGAGCCAGTGACATGGGAGGCACATTTAGCCAAATGGGGGAGGGCAGAGAAAATGAGGGGAGAGGGACAGGAACACAAACCAAAAACAGCAGATGGTCTAACAGGTGAAGGGAGTGGATGGGCTGCTCATGTGACTGAAACACTCCGAGTCGTTCTCACGCTTTTGCAGTGTTGGTATGTTTACGTTTGTATGTTTATCTCTCATCCCATCAGACGAAAAGCGAAAAAAAACCTTCAAACCTTAGTGCTGTTAGTGAGGCTGATCTCCCGCTAAGCGTCTGGTTTTCGCTCCGTTTGGGCGGACAGAGCACCCCGGTCCTTCAGCGGCAGAGATCCTGAAATGCCCCCACGTCTTACACACTTTCATGCCAAAGAACAGGGCTCGATTTTTACACCGGGAGGAGCGGGGGAGGCAGACGAGTCCTGACAGTGTGCTCCATTTTCACCTGTCACTAAACAAAGGCTATCTGCCCCCCCAGGCAGCTACAAttcattttcatgttttaattTTGTGACCTCCACCCTAGATGATTCCTCCCCTTTTGTTCCAGCCACACGTTAATATAGCAATGCTCTCCCCCCCCGGGCAGAATTAACTTCACACAAACAGTTTTCACGCCCCACCGAATGACACGGGCTCCGCTGAGGGACGGCATGAGGCCACCCCGGATTGTCTCGTCAGCTGCCACTCAAACGGGTGGGAACAAGAAACGGAACAGAATGACAGGCGGCGAGAGCGGGATCGGGATCCGGACAGAAGGTCTCTTCTGTCTGGAGTGGGCAGTCCCTCTCATTCAAGCTCAACTAGGCCCCCCTTCCTGCAATGTGGAGCTCATCCAGGGACACCTCGAGGACCTCGAAGACTGCGGACAAGTGCCTGCTGACAGCTGGCCGCTCTGGATCCCATCTGTCCCCGGTGCACTGCCCTCCTGCACCCTGATTGGCGGATTATTGGTTCCCGAGTGAGATTCAGCCTCTCTGACCTTCTTTTTCATCATCTGGAAAGCACATCTGATTCCCCGAGTATGAAGCAAAAGCTTCCTGTACGTCTAGAATAGCAGCACCTCTATGTGTAAACAAGAACATCAAGACAGAGATAGAGCGATTCAGCACATCTGCGGCGAATCAGCACATTTGCGTGGTCCTCGTAAGGCAGACGCAAGCACCTTGTTTTTCTTTCCAACGAAGGTCTAACTTTCTTTGGACGCTTCTCTAATTATCAGCTCGTACCTTCCAAACGTCTTCCAAACAAGCCTCCAGCTTCCAAGCGCATTACCATAATCAGCACCCATGGCAAGCTTAAAACAAATTGTATATTTAGTGTGTGTTAATGGGATtcagtttttattaaatttagaaaGCACAGTTTAAATGTCGTATTCACACCGGCGGTATGGAACCCCCCCGCCTGGAGCTCCCAGACACTCCAGCTTCTCCTCACCCCCAGATCCATGGCTCAGCAGTGCGTGATGAAAGGTGACACCAGTCTTTGGGTGCTGTTGTCCTGCCAGCAGAAATAAAGGACACAAAGATGAGAGTGTCCGCCATCTGTGAGCTATCTGTTCACACCATCTCCCAGCTCGGCAGTCtaaagccggggggggggggctgggggggctttTACCGCATAGGCCTGACATGTTCTGGAGACGGTTCCACTTTAAAAATGCTACTACCTATGAGAATCGCTGTGCGAAGACGCAGGATGACTCAAGGCCCACCGCTCGCATGTTTCCTGTGGAGGAGTCATGAGAAGAGGCAGGATAAGCAGCAGGGTCCGCAGGCTGATTGGACAGATCTATGATTGGACAGATCTATGATTGGACAGATCTATGATTGGACAGATCTATGATTGGACAGATCTATGATTGGACAGATCTATGATTGGACAGATCTATGATCGCATTTACGTTGCAGAAGAGGATATGATGTCATGAGACTTTGCCCTGCACAGTTACATAAATCATTACTGTGAGAGGCTGGGCCCCGTTTGCTGGGGAAGCGTGCTGACTGGGGACAGTCACACATCACGGCCGAAGAACATGAAGCAGAGAAGGTTCCCATTAAGTGATCGACCAGCAGGCCCATTAATTCCACGTTGGACAGATGGTAAAATGAACTCTGACTTGTttgagatctttttttttttttattgaaagatTTTTTCCTCAGAAATGGATTCAGGTTTCtggcaggaagtgagtgtcatgACAGATTTCAGGGACATGTCAGTTTGAGGGAGGCTGTATCCTAGCAAAGCCAGACCACGGAGTGCATGTGATTCATCCCCTCAGCGTGTTGGGGTGCAAGCGACAATAATTGAGTGTTTAAACTCATCTTGTGGCGGAAGAgttaaaacaaaatgaacacGTCCTTTGGGTGAGCATGGGAAGGGGATCCCATTGCAGGGCAGGAGCAGGCAGTCGCTTACACTGATAAGGTTCTGTCATTCCCAGAGCAGGAATTTTAATGGGAACCACTGCGGTGGTACCACAGAAATGCCGCGGCTGGCAGGGAGCCAAGATGCAGGCCGGCTGCTTCCTCAAGATACCGCCGCCGAGTAAAAAGACGcttttttattaaacatttaatgtGTGCGTTTTATTTATATTCCGCGGCCGGAGGAAGCTGTGTAACCCTAAGTGAAAAGGGAATCCCCCGCTCCTTTACACTGGCTGCGTGTTCAGGTCGCTCTGCCTGGACTCCGTCTGCAGGCCTTTGCCAGCACCTGCTTATCCACAAACTCTCTTTCTTAAAAATGCTTCATTGTAACCATATTAAAGTCCGACTCCTTAGAGCGACAGTCACCTCCCTGGGGACGTATGACGCAGCCTGTGTCACTGTAGCACTATGAACTGacgttgttttgtttttgtgataCAACTGGAATCCCAAGCGGGGTGATTAAGCAGTAAACGAGCCTGGCCGCTACAGAGCTGCTCTGCGAGCGACGTCCTGCCCAGACACTGCCCTCTACTGGCCATGGCTGCAGGCAGCTCCTGGGAACAGGTGTGTTTAACTGATCCCTTTATTGTAGTGAGAACAATCTGGAAAAACACTCCAGCTCCCGCTATCATTGCACTGTATCTGAGCCCCGGGTCTTGGCCGGCCCCCCTCGTTGTTGGGAGTGGGGGTGGGCAGCCCAGTCTTGCTCCGCACCATCCTAGCTGAATTAACCCTCAGGCATGTTAGTGTAAGGGTGAGGAATTTCATTCTGTTAAATTTTTAAAGCAAGAATGAGAAAGGGGAGGTTTTGTACGGTAAATATAccagcaagccccccccccccccccccccccccccggcccacatgtttggtttttccttgGGTTATGTGGTACCCAGTGAACACAACCTGCTGGCacaagcacatacacacacacacatacacagacacacatacaaacacgcacacatacacacacacgtacacacacacacgagcacatacacatacacacatacacacacacgtacacacacacacgcacacatacacacacacatacacacacacgcacacatacacacaaacacgcacacatacacacacacgcacacatacacacacacacacgtacacacacacatacacgcacacacatacacacacgcacacatacacacacacgcacacatacacacacacacgcacacatacacacatacacacgtacacacacacatacacgcacacacatacacacacacgcacacatacacacacacacacatacacagacacacatacaaacacgcacacatacacacacacgtacacacacacacacgcgcacatacatatacacacatacacacacacgcacacatacacacatacacacacacgcacacatacacacacacatacgcgcaTAGATCACTTTTGGGGACCTATGTCAGAACACCCTCACTTTGGGGACAAGGTTTTCCCAGTGCTTTGGAACCAAAATTATTGCTAAACATGGCTAATACGCATGCCGTAAACACGCCCATCAGTtgaaatttccaaaaaaatCCTGTTTTAAAAGTATGAAAAAAACCCTTGCAAATGAGGTCATGTATTTTTTAGGTGAATTTTGAGGACAtggcgacacacacacacacaaactccagttcagcactAATCTGAGGACATTTTCCCCAAATGAGGACACAAAAGAAGTTGTCAAGAAGAACTTACAATAAAATGTAATTCTCATTGTTTACAATTTGAAAAAAGCATCTAATGCGTTTTATGATTTTTAGGAACAGTTTGTAAGTTGTTTGCTATTTATAACACGGTCGGGAAACATGAATTTATAGAGCTGATCAGGAAAATAAAGTGTTAATGTGCAATGGAAATATTGCAGAAAATAAGCAgtctattattatccatccttaCAAATGGATAAATAGGGACAAAATCTTGTAACTAACAAGaacttttatttattgttttttccatcctatatgtacatatgtaggtatacatatatacacacaggtaTAAATTGGCATCTTTCATTAAACAAGACATAAGAATATACATTTCAAATGACTTCCGTCGCTATCTGGCACATAGTCTACATCACtatagtcagtgtattcagaaaCATCTGATGAACTGTAAGTGTTCATCACAGTCTCCTGCAAAAGAAATAAGAATTAAATGGTTAATGCTTCAAATTACATGAGGCTAATTACAATTACACCATCTTAAGCTTAAAATCAGAAAACTAccaattttgtattttgttgacTGTTCCAAGCAGGGAAAActgatttaaaatgcaaaaaaatccaACTAGCTGGCTTTATTTTAAATActctagaaataaaataaacatttcaaaCTTTATGTTGGGCTATTTTAAACTGAGTATCTGTAAGCTTAACTTTATCATGTAAACTGAAAACAACTAAAAAGTGTGAAGTATTTCAAATTTTACAGATTTTCAGAAACTGCAGGtagaggaaaatgaaagtgaaccAAAAGCCAGTGTTTAAAATGTCATCACTTCAAATTGCAAAACTGTTGAAGGGATGGGAATAACCAGCGCTCATTCATATATACAGTGTAAGTAACCACTCTATACAATCAGCATAGGTACTCAGCCTTACAGTAAGAAGTAATTACCGTAGAGCCTCCAGAAAGATACAACAGAGAATATAGAACACACTAGATAAAATATGTCAAaataatgttaggaatttaactgcaaatgtcagagaatttattttgaaaatttcATAGATTAAGGATTTACCATCCTAATTATGTCTGTGGTCATTACTCTGATATTTTTAAGATATAAAATGAGCAAAACTATTGTGTGTAAATGACAAATAATCATAATCAAAGAATACAGTATATTATTTGTAAAAACTAGTATAACCTGACACTGACAATGCCAATAACAATAATTGGCCAGCATGCAGCAAAACCATGTTCTAAATTAGTTAGCAATGAAaacccattattattattattattattattattattattattattattaatctgaTTACACTTTATACTTTTGACATCGTTGGAGAGTCCTCAATCTGTGAACTCGTTTCAGAGATGCTTCCTTTACTGTTACTCTAAAAGCAGAAAATATTCAATGCACATTATGAACATACTTTTAGACCCTAAATGAATTTATTTGGAATTTTCATGTTATAGACCTATGCATatatacttttatttactttatataaGGCTGACATTTTTACCAATGCAAAAACAGTGTAAAATGTCTACTTGAATGAGTCCTTAGAACATACCTCCACTTGATCAGCTGATAGGTGACCAAATTCATCAGAGGCAGAAGGTAATCCAGATCCAGATTCAAGCTTACGTAAGGAGAAAAGAAATTAACCTACAGCacctaatattaaaaataaataaataaaattaaacgtGTTCTTTTTaccttttcattaatctgactaaCTTTACACAATAGCAAGGTCCGTTCTTTTTCAAGTCTCCTTCGTTCATTGTCTTCCATCACATAGTGTTCTAGACATTTGCTATGGTGCCTTTTCAGTTTCTGTAATCGTGCCTACAATgacaaaagcagaaaaaaatatgtaaacagatTTCACATATGGAAATACCAAAACAAATACCTCTAAATTTCAAGATAAAACTGGGGACATGAGAAAACATggctaatttttatttttccggtAGGCTGATTCGATCTTCTATTTTCAAAACTTCTCACTCATTTTACACAACAGTAATACCTAACAATAGCTTTTCCTCTTCTTTGCCTAAAATATGCAAACAACTATGCTAAGAATTAAAATTAGTGTGAGATGACAATAGTGCCATTTGACACACCCCAAGTTGCACAGGTCTTCACCAttagaataagaagccttttagTGTTATTACACACAATGATTACATGTTCATTACACCATGCGTTTCTGAAACGACTAAATAAAAAAGTTAACTTGTGACTAAGACCTTAGTACTAATGTTTAACAAAGTGTGGTAATACAATTAATATGGTAACAATACAGAATTTTTAAGCAACAAATGCCAATAATATAAACATTGCACAGAGAATTACAAGCAATGTAAAATACTGCACATAGAGCAGATATTTGCACTTGGCTGTAATTATTACACAGAGAGAATTATTGCAAACCCAGCGAAGAGGTGTGGGTTGGGGAGAATGTATTATATGATAACTGACACATCAAAGAAAAGCTTATATTAATCCATATCATCAGCATGATACCACACAAGCAACTAATCAAGCAGAACTAGTTAGCAAGTCTTTGCTTTgcttatacagtacagtaaacaGTATAAGACTAATTCTGAGAAGAACACAGTCAAGTATTGCATAAAAGAAACTCATACAGTACATTCTCCAAAAAACAAACTGGGATTCAAGAAATTAAACTATGTTCAGAGAATTTGCACACTCAAGATAGTGAAAAATAAGGACCCTCACACTTGACAAATTCCAAAATGGGGACATAAGTCCGAAGTATATCCGATCTAAAACAGATATATTACCATAAAGGACTTCCGTTTTCTCTCCACAGTCATAACTTCACCAAAACTGTCACTAGTCTGGGTCATTTGTTTGTCCATTAGcgacttattttttttggcgTGCGAGTCATCCATTGcctataaaagaaaaaaaacagaaaaagaatGACTATATCAGAAAGAAAGATACAAAATTCCAGTGTTAACAATTCAATACAACAATCCAGGACTGCATACTGCCTATATTCTTTACTGGAATTAAGCCATCaagaattttaaaacacaaattttACACAGAGATGACAAACAGGGATTAATTGCCCACAATTGATAAAATTATACTTTGAGACAaggaacagaaacacacatggGTCACTGATGTATAGAGGAGACACTGATAAATTAGGATTAAAGTGTGCACCTTATTGAATATGATGGAACAGGATGCTCATATTATTCATGCTGGATAATGTGttaagtgtttgtgttaatcattaattattaagtggttttaccAAATACTAAGGAACATTCGAAATATACAGCTGAACAAAATGTTATATTCACCTCTATGTAGCCAGACTCCAACTGGGGTATCTGGCTGTCATTCTGGACACTTTTCTCTTTTGGTGGGGATGATACAGCCACCTTTAAAGCAGCATtactgtattttaatttatagCTATTTAGAACAAAACAtagtaaaataaatttgttcCTATGCAACCTACAATCATTGTGTGTGAGCAAAATAAGGACCCTCGTACACTTGACAAATTCCAAAATGGGGACATATAAAATCTCTACGTCTCCTCTGAGTGTCCAGACCAatcactgtgtgttatgtcCTCATTTTGAACAATTCCGTCACACCAATATCAACTCAATCTATATAACTATACAGTGTAATCTTGCCTGTCATTCACAGATATCCAAAGTAAAACAGATATATTACCACAGAGGTCTTCCGTTTTCTCTCCGCAGTCATAACTTCACCAAAACTGTCACTAGCCTGGGTCATTTGTTTGTCCATTAGcgacttattttttttggcgTGCGAGTCATCCATTGCctataaaggaaaaaaacagtaaaagaatGACTATATCAGAAAGAAAGATACAAAATTCCAGTGTTAACAATTCAATACAACAATCCAGGACTGCATACTGCCTATATTCTTTACTGGAATTAAGCCATCaagaattttaaaacacaaattttACACAGAGATGACAAACAGGGATTAATTGCCTATAATTGATAAAATTATACTTTGAGACAaggaacagaaacacacatggGTCACTGATGTATAGAGGAGACACTGATAAATTAGGATTAAAGTGTGCACCTTATTAAATATGATGGAACAGGATGCTCATATTATTCATGCTGGATAATGTGttaagtgtttgtgttaatcattaattattaagtggttttaccAAATACTAAGGAACATTCGAAATATACAGCTGAACAAAATGTTATATTCACCTCTATGTAGCCAGACTCCAACTGGGGTATCTGGCTGTCATTCTGGACACTTTTCTCTTTTGGTGGGGATGATACAGCCACCTTTAAAATGGCATtactgtattttaatttatagctatttagaacaaaaacatagtaaaataaatttgttcCTATGCAACCTACAATCATTGTGTGTGAGCAAAATAAGGACCCTCGCACACTTGACAAATTCCAAAATGGGGACATATAAAATCTCTACGTCTCCTCTGAGTGTCCAGACCAatcactgtgtgttatgtcCTCATTTTGAACAATTCCGTCACACCAATATCAACTCAATCTATATAACTATACAGTGTAATCTTGCCTGTCATTCACAGATATCCAAAGTAAAACAGATATACAGCCACCTTTAAAATGGCATTACTGTGTTTTAATTTAGAGCTATTTAGaacaaaacagtaaaatgaatTTGTTCCTATGCAACCCATTATCACACTGTGAGCAACTCTTGCAAACAGTAATATATGAAATgttgtaaaaatgccaaaataagCAAAAAAGAGGAAACCTAAATACCTGTCTTCTCCAAGGCCAATCTGAATCtccataattataattaatctCTTCTCCTGACAAAATGTCTCTAACAGCAAAGAGACAAAGATGTGGACTTCCTTCAACATCTACTACTTTCATTCGACAGTTTGGATTCCTGTGCTCATCATTGACAAGCCTCCCTAAAGACTTGTCCTCTTGAGATGCGTCTATACTGTGTAGAAGACAAAATACAGTGACTCACCTGAACCAAAATCAGCAAAAGTATTTTAACACTTttaaaattgtcaagttcctgcTTACCACCAGTTCTTCCCTTTCCATTGGAAATCATAGAGAAAAACACTTTTAGCCTCACTATATCCATTCTTTCGTTCAAAACTCTCTTTCTCCGACAACAGTTCACCCCTATATTCTACTACAAAATCTCCTTTGCAAATGTCCACCGTGCTGAACACTCCTCTTCCTACAAGAAAACAATAATTCATCGATAAATGCAGTCTAAACAGACACAATATTACACATCCCAAGAATATTACATAAGAAGTCCACATTTGTGATACATACCTTTATAAACATTAATATAACGCTCTTCAATCACAGCCTTATCAGACTTTAATCTGATATGCAACTTGACATCCTGCAATGGATGACATCTTTTTCTCCTAATGGAGTTCATTCTGTaacaatgcagattacagttatCACTTAAATTATATtcataaaaaacaaatataattcCATTATTTAATAGAAACATTAATTGTCACTCAATTAAACTCAAAATATTGTGCAGGACATGGTTTCCAGGGCTGGGCAATATAGttgaaaaacaaaatcttgatatCTTAGGTCACTGTATCGATATTcaatgtatttaaatattttttaaatatctctAAAATACTTTTGAAAAGTTAGGATAGAAAGTcagaatgaattttttttttgatgaatgGTTTTATTTATTGAAAGTAGTGTTTCCTAactgaaaaacataaaaatgcatCTCTGCTGAACATCGCATGCGCACCACGGAACATTAATTACTACCGGCGCCATCATTGCGTTACTTATTCTTGCACTGCCTGCTCTGTTTGTCGTGCCATTTTAGAGCAAATCATAttgtgtatatttacaattaataaataaaatcgaTATGACGATACACTATCAAGCAAATCGTATGTAAAAAGTTATCGAATATAAGATAAAAATTCGATATATCGCCCAGTCCCGTTTTCCAAGACTAAAAATAATGGgaaacaccttcataatgttatagattatatataattatgtttcccattattttatatatatacagtatataagcgAGCAGCTCACGTACATGGACCGAGTGTTTCAAATTGGCTACATGTCATGTGCTACATATCCAGTATTTCATTTACACTTCATAATTTAAAGATAAGTTAATAAGAATAGCATAATTATGATATACTCTTTAAAACAGGTGTGTGCCTATAGTCTGTTCAAATTCTTATTTTTAAGACATTTAAAGAACTACAATTGTTACGCTTCTAATTCCCATACATTTTACTTACTTACTAAGTTAATGCGGAAATTATTTccaaaatgtatattattttcggtaaaaaaaaaaattaaaaattctaaTGTAGATAAGAAATggaacaactttacctgttggcGCGAAATCCTTCCTCCGATGTTTCCCCGCGAAAGTGACGTCTTTCCAAATTATAGCCGCAAAATCCACTTAGTCCACTTGTTAACTGCGCAGTGTGACATAAATATTCCTCCGCGCTTGTTATTGCACATGTAATAT includes these proteins:
- the LOC125704214 gene encoding uncharacterized protein LOC125704214 isoform X2 → MNSIRRKRCHPLQDVKLHIRLKSDKAVIEERYINVYKGRGVFSTVDICKGDFVVEYRGELLSEKESFERKNGYSEAKSVFLYDFQWKGKNWCIDASQEDKSLGRLVNDEHRNPNCRMKVVDVEGSPHLCLFAVRDILSGEEINYNYGDSDWPWRRQVAVSSPPKEKSVQNDSQIPQLESGYIEAMDDSHAKKNKSLMDKQMTQASDSFGEVMTAERKRKTSVVAVSSPPKEKSVQNDSQIPQLESGYIEAMDDSHAKKNKSLMDKQMTQTSDSFGEVMTVERKRKSFMARLQKLKRHHSKCLEHYVMEDNERRRLEKERTLLLCKVSQINEKLESGSGLPSASDEFGHLSADQVEETVMNTYSSSDVSEYTDYSDVDYVPDSDGSHLKCIFLCLV
- the LOC125704214 gene encoding uncharacterized protein LOC125704214 isoform X6, whose product is MDIVRLKVFFSMISNGKGRTGDASQEDKSLGRLVNDEHRNPNCRMKVVDVEGSPHLCLFAVRDILSGEEINYNYGDSDWPWRRQVAVSSPPKEKSVQNDSQIPQLESGYIEAMDDSHAKKNKSLMDKQMTQASDSFGEVMTAERKRKTSVVAVSSPPKEKSVQNDSQIPQLESGYIEAMDDSHAKKNKSLMDKQMTQTSDSFGEVMTVERKRKSFMARLQKLKRHHSKCLEHYVMEDNERRRLEKERTLLLCKVSQINEKLESGSGLPSASDEFGHLSADQVEETVMNTYSSSDVSEYTDYSDVDYVPDSDGSHLKCIFLCLV
- the LOC125704214 gene encoding uncharacterized protein LOC125704214 isoform X3 yields the protein MFLLNNGIIFVFYEYNLSDNCNLHCYRMNSIRRKRCHPLQDVKLHIRLKSDKAVIEERYINVYKGRGVFSTVDICKGDFVVEYRGELLSEKESFERKNGYSEAKSVFLYDFQWKGKNWCIDASQEDKSLGRLVNDEHRNPNCRMKVVDVEGSPHLCLFAVRDILSGEEINYNYGDSDWPWRRQVAVSSPPKEKSVQNDSQIPQLESGYIEAMDDSHAKKNKSLMDKQMTQASDSFGEVMTAERKRKTSVAMDDSHAKKNKSLMDKQMTQTSDSFGEVMTVERKRKSFMARLQKLKRHHSKCLEHYVMEDNERRRLEKERTLLLCKVSQINEKLESGSGLPSASDEFGHLSADQVEETVMNTYSSSDVSEYTDYSDVDYVPDSDGSHLKCIFLCLV
- the LOC125704214 gene encoding uncharacterized protein LOC125704214 isoform X1 produces the protein MFLLNNGIIFVFYEYNLSDNCNLHCYRMNSIRRKRCHPLQDVKLHIRLKSDKAVIEERYINVYKGRGVFSTVDICKGDFVVEYRGELLSEKESFERKNGYSEAKSVFLYDFQWKGKNWCIDASQEDKSLGRLVNDEHRNPNCRMKVVDVEGSPHLCLFAVRDILSGEEINYNYGDSDWPWRRQVAVSSPPKEKSVQNDSQIPQLESGYIEAMDDSHAKKNKSLMDKQMTQASDSFGEVMTAERKRKTSVVAVSSPPKEKSVQNDSQIPQLESGYIEAMDDSHAKKNKSLMDKQMTQTSDSFGEVMTVERKRKSFMARLQKLKRHHSKCLEHYVMEDNERRRLEKERTLLLCKVSQINEKLESGSGLPSASDEFGHLSADQVEETVMNTYSSSDVSEYTDYSDVDYVPDSDGSHLKCIFLCLV
- the LOC125704214 gene encoding uncharacterized protein LOC125704214 isoform X5, yielding MFLLNNGIIFVFYEYNLSDNCNLHCYRMNSIRRKRCHPLQDVKLHIRLKSDKAVIEERYINVYKGRGVFSTVDICKGDFVVEYRGELLSEKESFERKNGYSEAKSVFLYDFQWKGKNWCIDASQEDKSLGRLVNDEHRNPNCRMKVVDVEGSPHLCLFAVRDILSGEEINYNYGDSDWPWRRQVAVSSPPKEKSVQNDSQIPQLESGYIEAMDDSHAKKNKSLMDKQMTQTSDSFGEVMTVERKRKSFMARLQKLKRHHSKCLEHYVMEDNERRRLEKERTLLLCKVSQINEKLESGSGLPSASDEFGHLSADQVEETVMNTYSSSDVSEYTDYSDVDYVPDSDGSHLKCIFLCLV